The Zobellia alginiliquefaciens genome contains a region encoding:
- a CDS encoding 3-oxoacid CoA-transferase subunit B: MLDKNGIAKRIAKEVRDGYYVNLGIGIPTLVANFVRDDINVEFQSENGVLGMGPFPFEGEEDADIINAGKQTITTLNGASFFDSATSFGMIRGQHVDLTILGAMEVAENGDIANWKIPGKMVKGMGGAMDLVASAENIIVAMMHTNRAGESKLLKKCSLPLTGVGCVTKIVTNLAVIEVTSKGFKLLERAPDVSVEEIEKATEGTLIIEGEIPEMNL; encoded by the coding sequence ATGTTAGATAAAAACGGAATCGCAAAGCGAATTGCAAAAGAGGTTAGAGACGGTTATTATGTTAATCTAGGAATCGGTATTCCTACTTTGGTGGCCAACTTTGTGAGAGATGATATAAATGTAGAGTTTCAGAGTGAAAACGGCGTTTTGGGCATGGGGCCTTTTCCTTTTGAAGGGGAGGAGGATGCAGACATTATAAATGCTGGAAAGCAAACCATTACGACCCTTAATGGTGCTTCTTTCTTTGACTCGGCTACCAGTTTCGGAATGATTCGAGGTCAACATGTGGACCTTACTATTTTGGGTGCTATGGAAGTTGCTGAAAATGGTGATATCGCCAACTGGAAAATTCCGGGAAAAATGGTCAAAGGTATGGGTGGCGCCATGGATTTGGTGGCTTCTGCCGAAAATATTATCGTAGCCATGATGCATACCAATCGTGCAGGAGAATCTAAACTTTTAAAGAAATGTAGCTTACCGCTTACGGGGGTCGGCTGCGTAACGAAGATTGTAACTAATCTTGCTGTAATTGAGGTAACTTCAAAAGGTTTTAAATTGCTGGAGCGCGCTCCAGATGTTTCGGTTGAAGAAATTGAAAAAGCAACAGAGGGTACGCTAATCATTGAAGGTGAGATTCCTGAAATGAATTTGTAA
- a CDS encoding RimK family alpha-L-glutamate ligase: MDIGLLSVSMNVYSTQRIANEAKNLGHYIEWVDHTKCSVKIGNGQPQVFFREENIIDAFDAIIPRIGTKVTRHGAAVVKQFEMNEVFSSAHSQGISKARNKVKALQFMANKGIPIPDTLFSIDPDNIEQQIELLGGTPLIIKLQEGTHGLGVVLAETKKSAKSIIDTFYKMDTSILLQEFIEESNGEDIRVFVVGNKVIASMKRRSGNDEFRSNVHRGGSTEAVQLTKKEETMALNAAKYIGLGVAGVDLIRSKKGPLLIEVNASPGLQGIEAATGVNIAKEIVRFVERNCRKKRK; the protein is encoded by the coding sequence ATGGATATTGGTCTTCTTTCCGTAAGCATGAATGTCTATTCTACCCAAAGAATAGCAAACGAAGCCAAAAATTTAGGGCATTATATTGAATGGGTAGACCATACCAAGTGTTCCGTAAAAATAGGTAATGGCCAACCTCAAGTATTCTTTAGGGAAGAAAATATAATTGATGCTTTTGATGCCATTATTCCGCGTATAGGCACTAAAGTCACGCGCCATGGAGCGGCCGTTGTAAAACAATTTGAGATGAACGAGGTTTTTAGCTCGGCACATTCACAAGGAATTTCCAAAGCCAGAAACAAGGTAAAGGCACTTCAGTTTATGGCAAATAAAGGAATTCCTATTCCGGACACCTTGTTTTCCATAGACCCTGACAATATTGAGCAACAGATTGAATTATTGGGAGGTACTCCTCTCATAATAAAACTACAGGAAGGCACACACGGGCTAGGCGTTGTTTTGGCAGAAACTAAAAAATCTGCTAAATCTATTATTGATACTTTTTATAAAATGGATACCAGTATTCTCTTGCAGGAGTTTATTGAAGAAAGTAATGGCGAAGACATTCGTGTTTTTGTGGTTGGGAATAAAGTTATTGCGAGTATGAAGCGTAGAAGCGGAAATGATGAATTTAGATCTAATGTTCATCGTGGTGGAAGCACCGAAGCTGTGCAACTCACCAAAAAAGAAGAAACCATGGCACTAAATGCGGCCAAATATATAGGACTTGGTGTAGCCGGCGTGGATCTCATCCGTTCAAAAAAAGGGCCATTGTTAATTGAAGTGAACGCCTCACCCGGTCTTCAGGGGATAGAAGCAGCTACCGGTGTTAATATTGCTAAAGAAATTGTGCGGTTCGTAGAACGAAACTGTAGAAAAAAGAGAAAGTAA
- a CDS encoding succinylglutamate desuccinylase/aspartoacylase family protein: METNKTITIEGESVKPGETKLLNISIDRLPTGTLIDIPVYVFNAKKPGPTLLVQAGLHGDEINGIEIVRRMLSEKRFNITRGAVIAVPILNIFGFIHYSRDVPDGKDVNRSFPGSRTGSMAGRIAYHYTSAILSQIDYGIDLHTGGGQRHNFPQIRYTHNDEQSEKLAKVFNAPISFASKLIKGSFRNAAFLLKKPTVVFEAGESMRFDEYSIIEGMQGILNVMKHLDMVTTLDPKYIERNNTVHLGERKWLRAPTAGMFVPSISNGSEIQKGQVLGIVSDPYAKRKKTVKAPFDGLVFCINHQAVVNQGEALFHIGKPTNEGVIQADR; encoded by the coding sequence ATGGAAACCAATAAAACAATTACCATTGAGGGCGAAAGCGTAAAGCCTGGAGAGACAAAACTGTTGAATATTAGTATTGACAGGCTTCCTACTGGAACCTTAATAGACATACCAGTTTACGTTTTCAATGCCAAAAAACCAGGCCCAACTCTTTTGGTACAAGCGGGTCTGCATGGGGATGAAATCAATGGTATTGAAATTGTACGCCGTATGTTATCTGAAAAACGGTTCAATATCACTAGAGGCGCAGTAATTGCCGTTCCCATTCTGAATATCTTCGGATTTATACATTATTCAAGAGATGTTCCTGATGGCAAAGATGTAAACCGTAGCTTTCCTGGGTCAAGAACAGGCTCAATGGCCGGTAGAATTGCTTATCACTATACCTCAGCTATTCTTTCTCAAATAGATTATGGAATAGATTTGCATACGGGCGGAGGTCAACGGCATAACTTTCCTCAAATTAGATACACCCACAATGATGAGCAAAGTGAAAAACTGGCCAAGGTATTCAATGCCCCAATTTCATTTGCATCCAAACTTATAAAAGGCTCGTTTAGAAATGCGGCTTTTTTATTGAAAAAACCTACGGTGGTTTTCGAAGCAGGTGAAAGTATGCGTTTTGATGAGTATTCCATTATTGAAGGCATGCAAGGAATTCTCAACGTCATGAAGCACCTTGATATGGTTACGACCCTAGACCCCAAATATATTGAACGGAACAATACCGTTCATCTTGGCGAAAGAAAATGGTTGCGTGCACCAACTGCGGGTATGTTTGTTCCCAGTATATCCAACGGAAGTGAAATTCAAAAAGGACAAGTTTTAGGCATTGTATCCGACCCTTACGCCAAAAGAAAGAAAACCGTAAAAGCGCCTTTTGATGGTCTAGTTTTTTGCATCAATCATCAAGCTGTAGTCAATCAAGGGGAAGCTTTATTTCATATTGGGAAACCTACCAATGAAGGTGTCATACAAGCGGATAGATAA
- a CDS encoding fumarate reductase/succinate dehydrogenase flavoprotein subunit, with protein MGILDSKVPKGPLAAKWTQHKNDINLVNPANKRNIDIIVVGTGLAGGSAAATLAELGYNVKTFCYQDSPRRAHSIAAQGGINAAKNYQGDGDSAYRLFYDTIKGGDYRSREANVYRLAEESANIIDQCVAQGVPFAREYGGLLDNRSFGGVLVSRTFYAKGQTGQQLLLGAYSAMNRQINRGKIQSFNRHEMMDMVLVDGKARGIIARDLVTGKIERHSAHAVVLATGGYGNVFFLSTNAMGSNVMAAWRAHRRGAFFANPCFTQIHPTCIPVSGDHQSKLTLMSESLRNDGRIWVPKRKDDAIAIREGKLKPIQLKEEDRDYYLERRYPAFGNLVPRDVASRAAKERCDAGFGVNKTGEAVYLDFASAIQRYGEEEALTHGIKNADDKEITRLGKKVIEAKYGNLFQMYEKIVDENPYETPMMIYPAVHYTMGGLWVDYNLQTTIEGCYCAGEANFSDHGANRLGASALMQGLADGYFVLPYTIGDYLSKDIRTGAIPTDSPEFDAAEKAVQDRLDKLMAGSGQHSVDFYHKKLGKIMWDKCGMARNAEHLQEAIDEISALRADFWANVKIPGKADGMNQELEKAGRVADFLELGELFAKDALTRNESCGGHFREEYQTAEGEALRDDENFKFVSAWEYKGEPKDAVLHKEELNYENIELKTRSYK; from the coding sequence ATGGGCATATTGGATTCAAAAGTTCCAAAAGGGCCATTGGCCGCTAAATGGACCCAACATAAAAACGATATTAATCTCGTAAACCCAGCTAACAAACGTAATATAGATATTATAGTTGTAGGTACCGGGCTTGCAGGTGGTTCTGCCGCTGCTACTTTAGCGGAATTGGGCTATAACGTAAAAACATTTTGTTACCAAGATTCACCACGTAGGGCACACTCTATTGCAGCTCAAGGTGGTATTAACGCAGCAAAAAATTATCAAGGTGATGGGGATAGTGCCTATCGTCTTTTCTACGATACCATAAAGGGTGGTGATTACCGCTCTAGAGAAGCTAACGTATATCGTTTGGCAGAAGAGTCGGCTAACATTATTGACCAGTGTGTTGCGCAAGGGGTTCCTTTTGCAAGAGAATATGGCGGATTGTTAGATAACCGTTCTTTTGGTGGGGTTTTGGTTTCTCGTACGTTTTATGCGAAAGGGCAAACAGGGCAGCAGCTTTTATTAGGTGCTTATTCTGCCATGAACAGACAGATCAACCGTGGTAAGATACAATCGTTTAACCGTCATGAAATGATGGATATGGTTCTTGTTGATGGAAAAGCAAGAGGAATCATTGCACGTGACTTGGTTACGGGTAAAATTGAACGTCACTCTGCTCACGCTGTGGTTTTGGCAACTGGAGGTTACGGAAACGTATTCTTCTTGTCTACCAATGCAATGGGTAGTAACGTAATGGCGGCCTGGAGAGCACACCGTAGAGGGGCTTTCTTTGCTAATCCTTGTTTTACACAGATTCACCCAACTTGTATTCCGGTTTCCGGAGATCACCAATCTAAGCTGACCTTAATGTCAGAGTCGCTTCGTAATGACGGGCGTATTTGGGTTCCAAAACGTAAAGATGATGCCATTGCCATTAGAGAAGGTAAGTTGAAGCCTATTCAGCTTAAAGAAGAAGATCGTGACTACTATTTAGAAAGAAGATATCCTGCGTTTGGTAACTTGGTGCCTCGTGATGTTGCATCACGTGCCGCTAAAGAACGTTGTGATGCCGGTTTTGGTGTAAATAAAACAGGTGAGGCCGTTTATTTGGATTTTGCTTCTGCAATTCAACGTTATGGAGAAGAAGAGGCATTGACTCACGGTATTAAAAATGCCGATGATAAAGAAATAACGCGTTTGGGTAAAAAAGTTATCGAAGCGAAATACGGTAACCTTTTTCAGATGTACGAGAAAATCGTAGATGAGAATCCGTATGAGACGCCTATGATGATATACCCTGCGGTTCATTATACAATGGGAGGTCTTTGGGTAGATTACAACTTACAGACAACTATAGAAGGATGTTACTGTGCCGGTGAGGCTAACTTTAGTGATCACGGAGCCAACCGTTTGGGGGCATCCGCATTAATGCAAGGACTTGCAGATGGTTATTTTGTGCTTCCTTATACTATTGGAGACTACCTTTCCAAAGATATTAGAACAGGAGCTATCCCAACGGATTCCCCAGAATTTGATGCGGCTGAAAAGGCTGTTCAAGATCGATTGGACAAGTTGATGGCGGGTAGCGGTCAGCATTCAGTTGATTTTTATCACAAGAAATTGGGTAAAATCATGTGGGACAAGTGTGGTATGGCTAGAAATGCAGAGCACTTGCAAGAGGCCATAGATGAGATTTCTGCCCTCCGTGCTGATTTCTGGGCGAATGTAAAAATCCCTGGAAAAGCAGACGGAATGAACCAAGAATTGGAGAAAGCAGGCCGTGTGGCAGATTTTCTTGAGTTGGGTGAACTGTTCGCTAAAGATGCATTAACAAGAAATGAATCTTGTGGTGGCCACTTTAGAGAAGAGTACCAAACTGCGGAAGGAGAAGCATTGCGTGATGATGAGAACTTTAAATTTGTTTCCGCTTGGGAATACAAAGGAGAGCCTAAAGATGCAGTTTTGCATAAGGAAGAGTTGAACTACGAGAATATCGAATTAAAGACAAGAAGTTATAAATAG
- a CDS encoding very short patch repair endonuclease has protein sequence MSKAYSKERIKVPRFNEESGFYTTPKRSKIMSKIRGKNTKPELAFRKALYAAGYRYRIDYKKLIGKPDIALKKYKTVIFIDGEYWHGHNWEERKPKVKTNREFWIAKIERNMQRDEEVNAELERLGYKVFRFWETEVKKELDRCLAEVIEHLEAYG, from the coding sequence ATGTCCAAAGCATATTCCAAAGAACGAATTAAAGTCCCTCGGTTCAATGAAGAATCGGGTTTCTACACGACCCCAAAGCGTTCTAAAATCATGAGCAAAATAAGGGGAAAGAACACCAAGCCTGAACTGGCTTTTAGAAAAGCACTCTATGCCGCAGGTTATAGGTATCGCATTGATTATAAAAAACTGATCGGTAAGCCTGATATCGCATTAAAAAAGTACAAGACAGTCATATTTATAGATGGCGAATATTGGCACGGCCACAATTGGGAAGAAAGAAAACCCAAGGTGAAGACTAACCGCGAATTCTGGATTGCTAAAATAGAAAGGAACATGCAGCGCGATGAAGAAGTCAATGCCGAATTAGAACGTTTAGGGTATAAGGTATTTCGTTTTTGGGAGACCGAAGTGAAGAAAGAATTAGATAGATGTTTGGCAGAAGTAATTGAACATTTAGAAGCTTATGGATAG
- a CDS encoding succinate dehydrogenase cytochrome b subunit yields the protein MSGLIQSSIARKVVMALSGLFLVFFLAQHFVINITSVIAPDTFNEWSHFMGYNGLVQYLLQPILITGVIVHFAMGIALELKNNKARAIKYKQYKGSANASWMSRNMIITGLVVLAFLGLHLYDFWVQEISYKYIAANPEDPTRYLEETVHKFQPFWRTIIYVISFVLLALHLWHGFASSFQTVGVNNKYSAGIQTFTKIYSIAIPLGFIFIALYHHFNPITH from the coding sequence ATGAGCGGATTGATACAATCTTCGATAGCCCGAAAAGTGGTCATGGCCCTATCGGGTCTTTTTTTGGTCTTTTTTCTAGCACAACACTTTGTCATTAACATTACCTCTGTAATTGCCCCCGATACTTTTAATGAGTGGTCGCATTTTATGGGTTACAACGGATTGGTGCAATATCTCTTGCAGCCTATCCTTATTACTGGTGTAATCGTTCACTTTGCAATGGGTATTGCACTAGAATTAAAGAACAATAAAGCAAGAGCAATAAAGTATAAGCAGTATAAAGGCAGTGCCAATGCTTCTTGGATGTCCAGGAACATGATAATTACCGGTTTGGTAGTTCTTGCTTTTCTAGGCCTTCACCTGTACGACTTTTGGGTACAAGAGATATCCTATAAATACATAGCTGCTAACCCAGAGGACCCCACACGTTACTTAGAGGAAACTGTACATAAATTCCAGCCTTTCTGGCGTACCATCATTTATGTTATCTCATTTGTGTTGTTGGCCTTGCACTTATGGCATGGTTTTGCTTCGTCTTTCCAGACCGTAGGGGTGAACAATAAGTACTCTGCAGGTATCCAGACTTTTACAAAAATATATTCAATAGCGATTCCATTAGGATTTATTTTCATCGCTCTTTACCATCATTTTAACCCAATAACACATTAA
- a CDS encoding four helix bundle protein, which yields MVKKENPVVVKSIDFALKIISFCELLKEKGKYIIANQLLKAGTSIGANIHEAQNAESRADFIHKMKIALKELEETKYWLILCERATTYPFKQDLKTDINELALIMYKIVSTSKKNK from the coding sequence ATGGTAAAAAAAGAAAACCCAGTTGTTGTGAAATCTATTGATTTTGCCTTGAAAATTATAAGTTTTTGTGAATTATTGAAAGAAAAGGGAAAGTATATTATTGCCAATCAACTTTTAAAGGCGGGAACTAGTATTGGAGCAAATATCCATGAAGCGCAAAATGCTGAGAGTAGGGCGGATTTTATACATAAAATGAAAATAGCTCTTAAGGAACTAGAGGAAACCAAATATTGGTTGATATTATGTGAAAGAGCTACCACATATCCTTTTAAACAGGATTTAAAAACTGATATAAATGAACTAGCTTTAATTATGTACAAAATTGTGAGTACGAGCAAAAAGAATAAATAA
- a CDS encoding methionine aminotransferase, producing MASSHLKFASKLPNAKTTIFTTVGNLARQHNAIDLSQGFPNFEIDRKLRNLVTNAMQNGHNQYAPMQGYYRLREIISQKIEILHNRIYNPETEITVTVGATQAIFTAITAFVNKGDEVIVFKPAYDCYEPAIELNGGIPIYVQLDADGYKPDWQAFKTKISEKTRMVIVNTPHNPSGRIFSKEDMLQLQEILKPTNCIVVSDEVYEHIIFDGNAHQSASRFDDLAQRSFVCASFGKTFHVTGWKIGYCAAPEVLMREFRKTHQFAVFCVDHPMQRAMTDYLWKEENYLSLPSFYQEKRDLFLEGLKGSKFKFKPSEGTYFQLLDYSKITEESDEDLAKRLITEYKLASIPISSFNVNNRQDGVLRFCFAKKNETLKQAIDILQSF from the coding sequence ATGGCTTCTTCTCACCTGAAATTTGCATCAAAACTTCCGAATGCGAAGACTACAATTTTTACTACTGTTGGCAATTTGGCCCGCCAGCATAACGCCATAGATTTATCTCAGGGTTTTCCAAATTTTGAGATAGACCGTAAATTAAGGAATCTGGTTACAAACGCCATGCAAAACGGTCATAACCAATATGCTCCAATGCAAGGATATTACCGCCTCAGGGAAATTATTTCACAAAAAATTGAAATACTTCATAATAGAATCTATAACCCCGAAACTGAAATTACTGTCACCGTCGGGGCAACACAGGCTATTTTTACAGCTATTACCGCGTTTGTAAACAAAGGTGACGAGGTGATCGTATTCAAACCTGCCTATGATTGCTACGAGCCCGCAATTGAACTCAATGGCGGAATTCCCATTTATGTACAATTGGACGCTGATGGTTACAAACCCGATTGGCAAGCGTTCAAGACTAAAATTTCAGAGAAAACCCGAATGGTAATCGTTAATACGCCCCATAACCCAAGCGGGCGGATTTTCTCTAAAGAGGATATGCTGCAGCTTCAGGAAATTCTAAAGCCTACCAACTGCATTGTGGTTAGCGACGAGGTATATGAGCATATTATTTTTGATGGAAATGCACATCAAAGTGCTTCTAGGTTTGATGATTTAGCACAGCGTAGCTTTGTTTGTGCCTCTTTTGGAAAAACTTTTCACGTAACCGGATGGAAAATAGGTTATTGTGCCGCTCCCGAAGTTTTGATGCGTGAATTTAGAAAAACACATCAGTTTGCTGTGTTTTGTGTTGACCACCCTATGCAACGCGCCATGACGGACTATTTATGGAAAGAGGAAAACTATCTAAGCCTACCTTCTTTCTATCAAGAAAAAAGAGATTTATTTTTAGAAGGATTAAAAGGCTCCAAGTTTAAATTTAAACCCTCTGAGGGAACTTATTTTCAGCTGTTGGACTATAGTAAAATTACAGAGGAGAGTGATGAAGATTTAGCAAAGCGATTGATTACAGAGTACAAATTGGCAAGCATACCCATATCTTCTTTTAATGTGAATAACCGCCAAGACGGAGTTTTACGATTTTGTTTTGCAAAGAAAAATGAAACATTGAAACAAGCTATTGACATTCTTCAGTCGTTTTAA
- a CDS encoding ThuA domain-containing protein: MCNFRTLVFILSVVFVSNTAISQSSPSKKMKALIVDGQNNHEQWPKITYMLKTEMENTGLFTVEVARSEYTWKGDKYISEFPIAGVQETEAKEKPEHDPNYSPKFSKYDVVICNFGWNAAPWPEETQKKFEKYIKKGGGLVVFHAADNSFPKWEAYNEMIGLGGWGDRTEKDGPYVYYNNDGKLIRDDSPGSAGAHGPQSEYQIQIREEHPITKGMPPVWLHTKDELYNSLRGPAENMKVLATAYSDPENKGTDRHEPALMSLEYGKGRIFHNIMGHVDYSVECVGFLTSMLRGAEWAATGKVTQAIPEDFPTADKTSSRKINK, from the coding sequence ATGTGTAATTTTCGAACCTTAGTTTTTATACTTTCCGTAGTTTTTGTTTCTAATACGGCTATTTCTCAATCATCTCCATCAAAAAAAATGAAAGCGCTTATTGTGGACGGCCAGAACAATCACGAGCAATGGCCTAAAATCACATATATGTTAAAAACCGAAATGGAGAATACCGGTCTATTTACGGTTGAGGTGGCTCGTTCGGAATATACATGGAAGGGAGATAAATACATTTCAGAATTTCCAATAGCCGGTGTTCAGGAAACGGAGGCAAAAGAAAAGCCGGAACATGACCCCAATTATAGTCCCAAGTTTTCAAAGTACGATGTGGTCATCTGTAATTTTGGATGGAATGCTGCTCCATGGCCTGAGGAAACACAAAAGAAATTTGAGAAATACATCAAAAAAGGAGGTGGACTAGTTGTTTTTCACGCGGCCGATAATTCCTTCCCTAAATGGGAAGCTTATAACGAAATGATTGGTTTAGGAGGTTGGGGAGACCGAACCGAAAAAGATGGTCCGTATGTGTATTACAATAATGACGGCAAACTTATTCGTGATGATAGTCCTGGGAGTGCCGGTGCACATGGCCCACAGAGCGAATATCAAATTCAGATAAGAGAAGAGCACCCAATTACAAAGGGAATGCCCCCTGTGTGGTTACATACCAAAGATGAATTGTACAATAGCCTTCGAGGACCCGCAGAGAATATGAAGGTTTTAGCAACGGCATATTCCGATCCGGAAAATAAAGGCACTGATAGGCATGAACCTGCTTTAATGTCTTTAGAGTATGGTAAAGGGCGCATATTCCATAATATTATGGGGCATGTGGATTACTCGGTGGAATGTGTTGGCTTTTTAACCAGTATGCTTAGAGGCGCTGAATGGGCCGCTACAGGAAAGGTAACACAAGCGATTCCAGAGGATTTCCCAACTGCCGACAAAACAAGTTCAAGAAAGATCAATAAATAA
- a CDS encoding DUF2721 domain-containing protein, translating into MELTLSIPALLFPAISLTMLAYNARYLAIAALIRQLHQKYEETSSPAIALQVKKLRKRLSIIKNMQATAIFSFLLAVITMSLIYLEFGFWANLVFGISLLALMVSLMLSLIEVQLSTKALEIQLEDMEK; encoded by the coding sequence ATGGAGCTTACATTAAGCATTCCTGCTTTGCTCTTTCCGGCAATCTCACTAACTATGTTGGCGTATAATGCACGATATTTAGCCATTGCTGCCTTGATCAGGCAATTGCATCAGAAGTATGAAGAAACTTCTTCTCCTGCGATTGCCCTACAGGTAAAAAAGTTGCGAAAGCGTTTGTCCATAATCAAGAATATGCAGGCGACTGCAATATTCAGTTTTTTATTGGCAGTGATTACCATGAGTTTAATTTATCTGGAATTCGGCTTTTGGGCCAACCTCGTTTTTGGCATCAGTCTTTTGGCTCTTATGGTGTCGTTGATGCTCTCTTTAATTGAAGTTCAGTTGTCTACTAAGGCACTGGAAATTCAGCTAGAGGATATGGAAAAATAG
- a CDS encoding type 1 glutamine amidotransferase domain-containing protein: MKRIAILATNGFEESELKSPKEAMEKEGFQVDIVSLESGEIKGWADGNWSNSYKVDKTINEVTADDYNALMLPGGVINPDKLRREEKVLTFVRDFFKQEKPVAAICHAAWTLISADVVKGRKMTSFNSIKDDVVNAGAQWVDEEVVVDQGFVTSRNPNDLPAFNSKLVEEIKEGKHEEQHA; this comes from the coding sequence ATGAAGAGGATAGCAATTTTAGCTACAAATGGATTTGAAGAAAGTGAATTAAAATCTCCTAAGGAAGCTATGGAAAAGGAAGGCTTTCAGGTAGATATAGTAAGTTTAGAATCAGGAGAAATTAAAGGATGGGCAGATGGCAATTGGTCCAATTCCTATAAAGTAGATAAGACCATTAATGAGGTAACTGCCGATGATTATAATGCATTGATGTTACCAGGTGGGGTAATCAATCCTGATAAGCTAAGAAGAGAAGAAAAGGTATTGACCTTTGTTAGAGATTTCTTTAAGCAAGAAAAGCCAGTAGCGGCCATATGTCATGCGGCATGGACACTAATTAGCGCTGACGTTGTAAAAGGGCGTAAAATGACAAGCTTTAACTCTATTAAAGACGATGTAGTCAATGCCGGAGCGCAGTGGGTAGATGAAGAGGTTGTAGTAGACCAAGGTTTTGTAACCAGTAGAAATCCTAATGATTTACCGGCCTTTAACTCTAAGTTAGTTGAAGAAATTAAAGAAGGTAAGCATGAAGAACAGCACGCTTAA
- a CDS encoding succinate dehydrogenase/fumarate reductase iron-sulfur subunit, which yields MKLNLKIWRQKDANAKGELVTYPIKGIEGDMSFLEMLDVLNEELINKGDEPVQFDHDCREGICGACSLQINGEPHGPDRLVTTCQLHMRKFNDGDTIVIEPFRATAFPVINDLIVDRSSFDRIQQAGGYISVNTSGNTVDANATPINKHAADEAMDAATCIGCGACVAACKNASAMLFTSAKVSQFALLPQGQVEAVDRVQNMVRQMDLEGFGNCTNTGACEIECPKGISLENIARMNREYLSATTKG from the coding sequence ATGAAGCTTAATTTAAAAATATGGCGTCAAAAAGATGCCAACGCCAAAGGTGAATTGGTTACCTACCCCATAAAAGGTATAGAAGGCGATATGTCTTTCCTTGAAATGTTAGATGTTCTTAATGAAGAATTGATTAACAAAGGAGATGAGCCCGTACAATTTGATCATGACTGTCGTGAAGGAATCTGTGGTGCATGTTCATTGCAGATAAACGGTGAGCCTCATGGGCCTGACCGTTTGGTGACCACGTGTCAATTGCACATGCGTAAGTTTAATGATGGTGATACTATTGTTATTGAGCCTTTCCGTGCAACTGCATTTCCAGTAATAAACGATCTAATAGTAGATAGAAGTTCTTTTGATAGAATTCAGCAAGCTGGTGGTTACATCTCTGTAAACACATCTGGTAATACAGTTGATGCTAATGCTACGCCTATCAATAAACATGCAGCAGACGAAGCTATGGATGCCGCTACTTGTATTGGTTGTGGTGCTTGTGTAGCAGCTTGTAAGAACGCAAGTGCTATGTTGTTCACTTCTGCTAAAGTATCTCAGTTTGCTTTGTTGCCACAGGGGCAGGTAGAAGCAGTAGATAGAGTACAGAACATGGTGCGTCAGATGGATTTGGAAGGATTCGGAAACTGTACCAATACCGGTGCATGTGAGATAGAATGTCCTAAAGGAATTTCTTTGGAGAACATTGCCCGAATGAATCGTGAATATTTAAGTGCGACTACCAAAGGATAA